From Brassica oleracea var. oleracea cultivar TO1000 chromosome C3, BOL, whole genome shotgun sequence, a single genomic window includes:
- the LOC106333515 gene encoding flowering-promoting factor 1-like protein 1, which translates to MSGVWVFNKNGVMRLDENPYNQSGGDWSESSSSGRSQQQRMRRKILVHLPTSEVVSSYKSLERILKGLGWERYYNGDNADHLLQFHKRTSIDLISLPRDFSKFNSIHMYDIVVKNPNVFHVRDM; encoded by the coding sequence ATGTCTGGTGTGTGGGTGTTCAACAAGAATGGAGTGATGAGGCTGGATGAGAATCCTTACAACCAATCCGGAGGAGATTGGTCAGAATCTTCCTCCTCCGGTAGGAGCCAGCAGCAGAGGATGAGGAGGAAGATTCTTGTCCATCTTCCGACCAGCGAGGTTGTCTCTTCGTACAAATCACTTGAGAGGATCTTGAAGGGTCTTGGATGGGAGAGGTACTACAATGGAGACAACGCCGACCATCTCCTCCAGTTCCACAAGAGAACATCGATTGATCTCATCTCTCTCCCTCGGGACTTCTCGAAGTTCAATTCCATTCATATGTATGATATCGTCGTCAAGAACCCTAACGTCTTCCATGTCCGAGACATGTAG
- the LOC106333717 gene encoding fasciclin-like arabinogalactan protein 5, producing MGLNASLCLFSLTFLLVFFSTAITADNITQAFEKYSNFSTMNDLLIKTKLNIPISKYLTITLLAVSNEAITPIINRSDVELKNILMNHVILDYYDEMKFNGMKEKSIMLTTLYQTTGLGEEMNGFLNCTKSKGRVYFGSGVKGSPLVAEYVKALYHNPYNMSIVQISMPIVAPGLSLAIFPPPPPPAPPAPAPSPMNAAKAPGPGPADEDNASDTDVPKHTPTTETAEVDSPAPTPSADNEKVEAADKAGTSSSACKASLRFDVVLLLLLFGSFAGL from the coding sequence ATGGGTCTCAATGCCTCCCTTTGTCTCTTCTCCCTCACCTTCTTACTCGTATTTTTCTCTACGGCCATTACAGCAGATAACATCACACAAGCGTTTGAGAAATACTCCAACTTCAGCACCATGAATGATCTCTTGATCAAAACCAAGCTCAATATACCCATAAGCAAATACCTGACCATAACCTTACTTGCTGTTAGCAATGAAGCCATCACCCCTATCATTAACAGATCCGACGTTGAGCTCAAGAACATTCTCATGAACCATGTCATTCTTGATTACTACGATGAGATGAAGTTTAATGGAATGAAGGAGAAGAGCATAATGCTCACTACCTTATACCAAACAACCGGTTTAGGTGAAGAGATGAATGGTTTCCTCAACTGTACCAAATCTAAAGGAAGAGTTTACTTTGGTTCAGGAGTGAAGGGCTCACCTTTGGTCGCTGAGTATGTCAAGGCATTGTACCACAATCCATATAACATGTCTATAGTCCAGATTAGTATGCCCATTGTGGCTCCTGGACTCAGCCTTGCTATTTTTCCACCTCCACCACCACCTGCTCCTCCGGCTCCGGCTCCCTCTCCCATGAATGCTGCAAAAGCTCCAGGTCCTGGACCAGCTGATGAAGACAATGCCTCAGATACTGATGTTCCAAAACATACACCTACAACAGAAACAGCGGAGGTTGATTCTCCAGCTCCTACTCCAAGCGCAGATAATGAGAAGGTTGAAGCTGCTGATAAGGCTGGGACATCCTCTTCTGCTTGTAAGGCAAGTTTGAGATTTGATGTTGTTCTCTTGCTACTATTGTTTGGTAGCTTTGCTGGTTTATAA